The following proteins come from a genomic window of Micromonospora zamorensis:
- a CDS encoding PASTA domain-containing protein, whose translation MSDDRQEPPAGEHDDDRTRPLPPADRPEPPQPARPAPAPDETAPVTRPAAPDETTPIDRTEPAGPALSPDQTMPIDRSAGTPSGAPSDQTRRIAAEPPSPPPTPPSWSGRAEVRPPRSAEPAGEWYVEEQGGRRWWLPILWGVLALLLVALLGGALWLVLSSRESDRDDPGSTPSLPSASATSAAPTSASPTSAAPTSETPSSSATTTAPEEVPVPPLTGLPQATAEGLLDRLGLAHRVVYRPSELPPGTVVGTEPEAGTSVSTDDEVLLVISQARPSTGASPTTARPTVTNTP comes from the coding sequence ATGAGCGACGACCGCCAGGAGCCTCCCGCCGGCGAGCACGACGACGACCGGACCCGCCCTCTGCCACCGGCCGACCGGCCGGAACCACCGCAACCGGCTCGACCTGCCCCCGCGCCGGATGAGACCGCACCGGTCACTCGGCCTGCGGCTCCGGATGAGACCACGCCGATCGACCGCACCGAGCCGGCTGGTCCCGCCCTGTCGCCGGACCAGACCATGCCGATCGACCGTTCCGCCGGTACGCCGTCGGGCGCCCCGAGCGACCAGACGAGGCGGATTGCCGCCGAGCCGCCGAGCCCGCCGCCGACCCCGCCGTCGTGGTCTGGACGGGCCGAGGTGCGGCCGCCCCGGTCGGCGGAACCCGCCGGGGAGTGGTACGTGGAGGAACAGGGCGGCCGGCGATGGTGGCTGCCGATCCTCTGGGGTGTCCTCGCGTTGCTGCTCGTCGCCCTGCTCGGGGGCGCCCTCTGGCTGGTGCTCTCCAGCCGGGAGAGCGATCGGGACGACCCGGGGTCCACCCCGTCGCTCCCGTCCGCCAGCGCGACCAGCGCCGCGCCGACCAGCGCGTCCCCGACCTCGGCGGCGCCGACCAGCGAGACGCCGAGCAGTTCGGCGACCACCACGGCACCGGAGGAGGTGCCGGTGCCGCCACTCACCGGCCTGCCGCAGGCCACCGCCGAGGGGTTGCTGGACCGGCTCGGCCTGGCCCACCGGGTGGTGTACCGGCCGTCGGAACTGCCGCCGGGGACCGTGGTGGGCACCGAGCCGGAGGCGGGCACGTCGGTGTCGACCGACGACGAGGTGTTGTTGGTGATCTCCCAGGCCCGACCCTCGACCGGGGCGAGCCCGACCACGGCGCGCCCCACGGTGACGAACACGCCGTGA
- a CDS encoding helix-turn-helix domain-containing protein: MSERRSPTIRRRRLGAELRRQRESAGITIEVVAEQLECSASKVSRIETGHTTATPRDVRDMLRIYGVVGAESDELVQIAREARQKGWWHPYSTVLVGAYVGLEAAASSIRAYEQQVVPGLLETEEYASAMIRAARPDFTPDQVHQRVRVRLGRQSLLTQDDPVDLWVVLDEAVVSRPVGGDEVMRGQLKRLVEVAELPNVTLQILPFEVGAHAGMDGTFTILSFPEPGDPDVVYAENATGGLFLEKSDELQKYSFIFDHIRAAAIRPEESVAHIAKLAEEPLWKWRPRGSP, from the coding sequence ATGAGTGAGAGGCGCAGTCCCACCATCAGACGGCGACGGCTCGGTGCCGAGCTACGCCGCCAGCGGGAGTCCGCCGGAATCACCATCGAGGTGGTCGCCGAGCAGTTGGAGTGCTCCGCCTCGAAGGTCTCCCGGATCGAGACCGGCCACACCACAGCCACCCCTCGCGACGTGCGGGACATGCTGCGGATCTACGGCGTGGTCGGCGCCGAGAGCGACGAGCTCGTGCAGATCGCCCGGGAGGCGCGCCAGAAGGGCTGGTGGCACCCGTACAGCACGGTGCTCGTCGGCGCGTACGTCGGGCTGGAGGCGGCGGCGAGTTCGATCCGGGCATACGAGCAGCAGGTCGTGCCGGGTCTGCTGGAGACCGAGGAGTACGCCAGCGCCATGATCCGCGCCGCTCGGCCGGACTTCACCCCCGACCAGGTGCACCAGAGAGTGCGTGTCCGTCTGGGCCGTCAGTCGTTATTGACCCAGGACGATCCGGTCGATCTGTGGGTGGTGCTCGATGAGGCGGTGGTAAGTCGGCCGGTGGGCGGGGACGAGGTGATGCGCGGCCAGCTCAAGCGGTTGGTCGAGGTGGCCGAGTTGCCGAACGTGACGCTGCAGATCCTGCCGTTCGAGGTTGGTGCGCATGCCGGCATGGACGGCACTTTCACGATCCTCAGCTTCCCTGAGCCCGGTGATCCGGATGTTGTGTACGCGGAGAACGCCACGGGTGGGCTTTTCCTCGAGAAGAGCGACGAACTACAGAAGTACAGCTTCATCTTCGATCACATCCGCGCTGCGGCCATACGTCCGGAGGAGTCCGTCGCACACATCGCAAAACTGGCAGAGGAGCCGTTGTGGAAATGGCGACCAAGGGGTTCCCCGTGA
- a CDS encoding DUF397 domain-containing protein translates to MATKGFPVNLAQAAWFKSSKSGPNCDNCVEVAYVTGAVGVRDSKDKAGPALVFAPGDWHAFVAGTRGGAFGVA, encoded by the coding sequence ATGGCGACCAAGGGGTTCCCCGTGAACCTGGCGCAGGCAGCATGGTTCAAGAGCTCGAAGAGCGGGCCGAACTGTGACAACTGCGTGGAGGTGGCATACGTGACGGGGGCGGTCGGAGTGCGGGACTCGAAGGACAAGGCGGGCCCAGCCCTGGTCTTCGCGCCGGGTGACTGGCACGCCTTCGTCGCCGGCACCCGGGGCGGTGCGTTCGGCGTGGCCTGA
- a CDS encoding S8 family peptidase, which yields MGLPRRSVLVGVAAATMLAVGAPALAAEPTGAVRAAGGPTAVPDSYIVVLKDSAVARDRVGDTAKRLSGRHGGTVARTYGAALRGFEVKVSASAAARIAADPAVAYVEQNHTVSISGTQANPPSWGLDRIDQRNLPLDSSYTYPNTASNVHAYIIDTGIKFSHNDFGGRATSGYDAVDGGSADDCNGHGTHVAGTVGGSSYGVAKAVQLVGVRVLNCSGSGTNAGVIGGVDWVTANAIKPAVANMSLGGGANTSLDNAVRNSIASGVTYGLAAGNDSGANACNTSPARTTEAITVGSTTNTDARSSFSNIGTCLDIFAPGSSITSAWYTSNTATNTISGTSMATPHVVGAAALVASANPGWTPAQVRNQLVANATPNVVSNPGSGSPNLLLNVGTGTTPPPPTGCTGTNGSDVSIPDAGAAVTSSITISGCGRNASSTSTVAVNIVHTYRGDLVIDLLAPDGSAYRLKNSSTSDSADNVNATYTVNVSGEAADGIWRLQVRDTYSADTGYINTWTLTV from the coding sequence ATGGGTCTTCCACGAAGGTCCGTGCTGGTCGGGGTGGCCGCAGCGACCATGCTGGCCGTCGGCGCCCCAGCGCTGGCAGCCGAACCCACCGGAGCGGTCCGGGCCGCGGGCGGTCCCACCGCCGTGCCGGACAGCTACATCGTCGTACTCAAGGACAGCGCGGTGGCCCGGGACCGGGTCGGTGACACCGCGAAGCGGCTCTCCGGCCGCCACGGTGGCACGGTGGCCCGCACCTACGGCGCGGCGCTGCGCGGCTTCGAGGTCAAGGTCAGCGCGAGCGCGGCGGCGCGGATCGCGGCCGACCCGGCGGTGGCGTACGTCGAGCAGAACCACACCGTGTCGATCTCCGGAACGCAGGCCAACCCGCCCTCCTGGGGCCTGGACCGGATCGATCAGCGCAACCTGCCGCTGGACAGCTCCTACACCTACCCGAACACGGCGAGCAACGTGCACGCCTACATCATCGACACCGGCATCAAGTTCTCCCACAACGACTTCGGTGGCCGGGCGACCTCCGGCTACGACGCGGTGGACGGCGGCTCGGCCGACGACTGCAACGGGCACGGCACGCACGTCGCCGGCACCGTCGGCGGTTCCTCGTACGGGGTGGCCAAGGCCGTCCAGCTCGTCGGCGTACGGGTGCTGAACTGCTCCGGCAGCGGCACCAACGCCGGCGTGATCGGCGGTGTCGACTGGGTCACCGCGAACGCGATCAAGCCGGCCGTGGCCAACATGAGCCTCGGCGGCGGCGCGAACACCTCACTGGACAACGCCGTCCGCAACTCGATCGCCTCGGGTGTGACGTACGGCCTGGCGGCCGGCAACGACAGCGGCGCGAACGCCTGCAACACCTCGCCGGCGCGCACCACGGAAGCCATCACGGTCGGCTCGACGACCAACACGGACGCCCGGTCGTCGTTCTCCAACATCGGCACCTGCCTGGACATCTTCGCGCCCGGCTCGTCGATCACCTCGGCCTGGTACACGAGCAATACCGCCACCAACACGATCAGCGGCACCTCGATGGCCACGCCCCACGTGGTCGGAGCGGCGGCCCTGGTGGCCAGCGCCAACCCGGGCTGGACCCCGGCGCAGGTCCGCAACCAACTGGTGGCCAACGCGACCCCCAACGTGGTCTCCAACCCCGGCTCGGGTTCGCCGAACCTGTTGCTCAACGTGGGCACCGGCACCACCCCGCCGCCGCCCACCGGCTGCACCGGCACCAACGGCTCCGACGTGTCGATCCCGGACGCCGGCGCCGCGGTCACCAGCTCGATCACCATCTCCGGCTGTGGACGCAACGCCTCGTCGACCTCCACCGTCGCGGTGAACATCGTGCACACCTACCGCGGTGACCTGGTCATCGACCTGCTCGCGCCGGACGGCAGCGCGTACCGGTTGAAGAACAGCAGCACCTCGGACAGCGCCGACAACGTGAACGCCACGTACACGGTCAACGTGTCCGGTGAGGCCGCCGACGGCATCTGGCGGCTCCAGGTGCGGGACACCTACTCGGCCGACACCGGCTACATCAACACCTGGACCCTGACCGTCTGA
- a CDS encoding WecB/TagA/CpsF family glycosyltransferase, with protein sequence MTTPRTKRNVLGVLVDATDYATATDAVVTAAHERRPLALTALAVHGVMTGVLDPAHNARLNSFDVVTPDGQPVRWALNLLHHAGLTDRVYGPTLTLHVLSRFADEGLPVYLYGSTEETLARLIPALERMFPALKIAGVEPSKFRAAQPGEDAEIADRIRSSGARLVLVGLGCPRQEVFAYAMRPLLDMPLMAVGAAFDYHAGLLRQPPSWMQRAGLEWFWRLGLEPKRLWRRYVILNPAYLSRLAAQKTGLWKARPPAPATEMPATFSV encoded by the coding sequence ATGACCACGCCACGGACCAAGCGCAACGTCCTCGGTGTCCTGGTCGACGCCACCGACTACGCCACGGCGACCGATGCGGTGGTGACCGCGGCGCACGAGCGGCGCCCGCTCGCGCTGACCGCGCTGGCCGTGCACGGCGTGATGACCGGAGTGCTGGACCCGGCGCACAACGCGCGGCTCAACTCCTTTGACGTGGTCACTCCGGACGGGCAGCCGGTGCGCTGGGCGCTCAACCTGCTGCACCACGCTGGGCTCACCGACCGGGTCTACGGGCCGACGCTGACACTGCACGTGCTGTCGCGCTTCGCCGACGAAGGCCTTCCGGTCTACCTGTACGGCTCGACCGAGGAGACCCTCGCCAGGTTGATCCCGGCCCTGGAGCGGATGTTCCCGGCGCTGAAGATCGCCGGGGTGGAGCCGTCGAAGTTCCGTGCCGCCCAGCCCGGTGAGGATGCCGAGATCGCCGACCGGATCCGTTCCAGCGGCGCCCGGCTGGTCCTGGTGGGGCTCGGCTGCCCGCGCCAGGAAGTCTTCGCGTACGCCATGCGACCGCTGCTCGACATGCCGCTGATGGCGGTCGGCGCGGCCTTCGACTACCACGCCGGGCTGCTCCGCCAGCCCCCGTCATGGATGCAGCGCGCCGGCCTGGAGTGGTTCTGGCGTCTGGGTCTGGAGCCGAAGAGGCTCTGGCGCCGCTACGTCATCCTCAACCCGGCCTACCTGAGCCGGCTCGCCGCCCAGAAGACCGGCCTGTGGAAGGCCCGCCCGCCGGCGCCGGCCACCGAAATGCCGGCCACCTTCTCGGTCTGA
- a CDS encoding NAD-dependent epimerase/dehydratase family protein, with translation MLRWILPPMDQEWRVSVALVTGSGGLIGSEAVRHFAGLGLDVVGIDNDMRRYFFGEDGSTSWSLERLGRDLGNSYTHYAVDIRDRDGLEQVFKKYGSDIAVVIHSAAQPSHDWAAKEPYTDFDVNAGGTLNILENTRQHAIDAPFIHCSTNKVYGDRPNSLPLVELETRYELPEDHRWHQGITEEMSIDHSLHSVFGASKVAADVMVQEYGRYFDMKTACFRGGTLTGPAHSAAELHGFLAYLMRCVMEGRTYNLYGYKGKMVRDAIHSRDVLTAFEAFFRAPRSAEVYNLGGGRHSNTSHIEAFRIAEEITGREARINYVEQNRTGDHQWYVSSMARFEEQYPDWKITYDVPMILREIYEANVGKWVPQS, from the coding sequence ATGCTGCGTTGGATTCTGCCTCCGATGGACCAGGAGTGGCGTGTGAGTGTCGCGTTGGTGACAGGGTCGGGTGGCCTGATCGGCTCCGAGGCGGTCCGGCACTTCGCCGGCCTCGGCCTGGACGTCGTCGGCATCGACAACGACATGCGCCGGTATTTCTTCGGCGAGGACGGCTCCACCTCGTGGAGCCTGGAGCGGCTCGGCCGGGACCTGGGCAACTCGTACACCCATTACGCGGTGGACATCCGGGACCGGGACGGCCTGGAGCAGGTCTTCAAGAAGTACGGCTCGGACATCGCCGTGGTGATTCACAGCGCCGCGCAGCCGAGCCACGACTGGGCCGCCAAGGAGCCGTACACGGACTTCGACGTGAACGCCGGCGGCACGCTCAACATCCTGGAGAACACCCGCCAGCACGCGATCGATGCGCCGTTCATCCACTGCTCGACCAACAAGGTCTATGGCGACCGGCCCAACAGCCTGCCGCTGGTCGAGCTGGAGACGCGGTACGAGCTGCCCGAGGACCACCGCTGGCACCAGGGCATCACCGAAGAGATGTCGATCGACCACTCGCTGCACTCGGTCTTCGGCGCCTCCAAGGTCGCCGCGGACGTGATGGTCCAGGAGTACGGGCGCTACTTCGACATGAAGACCGCCTGCTTCCGGGGCGGCACGCTGACCGGCCCGGCCCACTCCGCGGCCGAGCTGCATGGATTCCTGGCCTACCTGATGCGCTGCGTCATGGAGGGCCGCACATACAACCTGTACGGCTACAAGGGCAAGATGGTCCGCGACGCGATCCACTCGCGTGACGTGCTGACCGCGTTCGAGGCGTTCTTCCGGGCTCCGCGCTCCGCCGAGGTCTACAACCTCGGCGGCGGCCGGCACTCCAACACCTCCCACATCGAGGCGTTTCGGATCGCCGAGGAGATCACCGGCCGCGAGGCACGGATCAACTACGTCGAGCAGAACCGCACCGGCGACCACCAGTGGTACGTCAGCAGCATGGCCCGGTTTGAGGAGCAGTACCCGGACTGGAAGATCACATACGACGTGCCGATGATCCTGCGCGAGATCTACGAGGCCAACGTAGGCAAATGGGTGCCCCAGTCATGA
- a CDS encoding FhaA domain-containing protein, whose translation MSSGPEEEPVSVLQRFEKRLEGLVEGAFAKVFKGVVHPVEILNAMQREAEAHKAILAGGRTLVPNRYVIDLSPFDHSRLAPYAAALAQELAQSQAEFIGEQAWTVYGDVIVEIERGEGLDTGMFRVTAEVYTGGEVAPVSAPGYDAGPPAYPAYDQGGGYGPPPGHGGGRNVRLVSGDGRTYPLQMGSTVIGRGDQANLRLPDVGISRRHARLDFDGGQVVLTDLGSTNGTMVNGQRVSAVALNPGDMVQLGTTTLTFRVDG comes from the coding sequence ATGTCCTCGGGACCCGAGGAGGAGCCGGTGAGCGTGCTGCAACGCTTCGAGAAGCGTCTGGAAGGCCTGGTCGAAGGGGCCTTTGCCAAGGTCTTCAAAGGGGTGGTCCACCCCGTGGAGATCCTCAACGCCATGCAGCGGGAGGCCGAGGCGCACAAGGCGATCCTGGCCGGTGGGCGCACGTTGGTGCCCAACCGCTACGTGATCGATCTCTCGCCGTTCGACCACAGTCGGCTGGCGCCGTACGCCGCTGCGCTGGCCCAGGAGTTGGCCCAGTCGCAGGCGGAGTTCATCGGCGAGCAGGCCTGGACTGTCTACGGCGACGTGATCGTCGAGATCGAGCGAGGCGAGGGCCTGGACACGGGCATGTTCCGTGTCACGGCCGAGGTCTACACCGGCGGCGAGGTCGCCCCGGTGTCGGCACCCGGCTACGACGCCGGCCCGCCCGCCTACCCCGCGTACGACCAGGGCGGTGGCTACGGCCCCCCGCCTGGGCACGGTGGCGGTCGCAACGTGCGGCTGGTCTCCGGCGACGGTCGCACCTACCCCCTCCAGATGGGGTCGACGGTGATCGGTCGCGGCGACCAGGCCAACCTGCGCCTGCCCGACGTCGGCATCTCCCGGCGACACGCCCGGCTGGATTTCGACGGGGGCCAGGTCGTGCTGACCGATCTGGGGTCGACCAACGGCACCATGGTCAACGGGCAGCGGGTCTCCGCCGTCGCTCTGAACCCCGGTGACATGGTCCAGCTCGGCACCACGACGCTGACCTTCCGCGTGGACGGCTGA
- a CDS encoding FHA domain-containing protein FhaB/FipA, protein MPELVITVARFGFLILLWIFVFTVVGVIRRDLFAGARSGRLVAAPRAVGASTGQGAKPAKVKRGRAAHQMVVTAGQLAGTRITLGEAQITIGRAEDSTLVITDDYASARHARLVPRDGQWYVEDLGSTNGTYLDRAKVTGPTPVPLGVPIRIGRTSLELRP, encoded by the coding sequence TTGCCGGAACTGGTCATCACGGTTGCCCGGTTCGGGTTCCTGATCCTGCTGTGGATCTTCGTGTTCACGGTGGTCGGCGTGATCCGGCGGGATCTCTTCGCGGGCGCCCGGTCCGGTCGTCTGGTCGCCGCACCACGCGCGGTGGGAGCCTCGACCGGGCAGGGGGCGAAGCCGGCGAAGGTGAAACGGGGCAGGGCGGCGCACCAGATGGTGGTGACGGCCGGGCAACTGGCCGGCACCAGGATCACTCTGGGTGAAGCGCAGATCACCATTGGTCGGGCCGAGGACTCCACCCTGGTCATCACCGACGACTACGCCTCCGCGCGACACGCCCGGCTCGTGCCACGTGACGGGCAGTGGTACGTCGAGGACCTTGGCTCGACTAACGGCACGTACCTCGATCGCGCTAAGGTCACCGGACCAACCCCCGTCCCCCTCGGCGTGCCGATCCGGATCGGCCGCACTTCCCTCGAATTACGGCCATGA
- a CDS encoding PP2C family protein-serine/threonine phosphatase — translation MTLTLRYAAHSDRGLIRDGNQDSVYAGPRLLAVADGMGGMAAGDVASNIVIGAMAPLDEDVPGDALVDALRSAVGTANQQLRDTVDANPQLEGMGTTLTATLFTGSKLGMVHIGDSRAYLLRNGEFAQITKDDTYVQMLVDEGRISAEEASSHPQRSLLTRALDGRDIDPEYSVRQVLPGDRYLICSDGLSGVVSAETIGETLREYVDPQKCVERLVQLALRGGGPDNITVIIADATDQDIVEATPIVGGAAARDRGMATSADDSTPAARASALSAPRPPAPEEPAASDDESDRPKRRPVRTAAMALALLIIVGGAAFGGWTYTQRQYYVGATDEGQVAVFRGVQGQIAGMDLSAVHRRSGTRLDDLTVAAQDTVKVGIRAKNEPDAERQLAELTSDTPSNPNLKPLCPLDPTGTVGGTPTPPSTGTTPTPNGSPSADASVTPNGVASASPTVGATDAVGATGPTTTPDVTPSDSATPALDPAGCRSPE, via the coding sequence ATGACTCTGACCCTGCGCTATGCGGCCCACAGCGACCGCGGTCTGATCCGAGACGGCAATCAAGACTCCGTCTACGCCGGGCCGCGGCTACTCGCCGTTGCCGACGGCATGGGCGGTATGGCCGCCGGTGACGTCGCCAGCAACATCGTCATCGGTGCCATGGCGCCGCTCGACGAGGACGTCCCGGGGGACGCCCTCGTCGATGCGTTGCGTTCGGCCGTCGGCACCGCCAACCAACAACTCCGCGACACGGTGGACGCCAACCCGCAGTTGGAGGGGATGGGCACCACACTGACGGCGACCCTCTTCACCGGCAGCAAGCTGGGAATGGTCCACATCGGTGACTCGCGGGCCTACCTGCTGCGTAACGGCGAGTTCGCGCAGATCACCAAGGACGACACCTACGTCCAGATGCTCGTCGACGAAGGCCGGATCAGCGCAGAGGAGGCGAGCAGCCACCCGCAGCGGTCGTTGCTCACCCGAGCGCTGGACGGCCGGGACATCGACCCGGAGTACTCGGTGCGCCAGGTTCTGCCCGGCGACCGGTACCTGATCTGCTCCGACGGCCTCTCGGGTGTGGTCAGCGCCGAAACCATCGGCGAGACCCTGCGGGAATACGTCGACCCGCAGAAGTGCGTCGAGCGGCTGGTGCAGCTCGCGCTGCGCGGCGGCGGTCCGGACAACATCACGGTGATCATCGCCGACGCGACGGATCAGGACATCGTGGAGGCGACCCCCATCGTCGGCGGCGCCGCCGCCCGCGACCGGGGCATGGCGACCTCCGCGGACGACTCGACCCCGGCCGCACGGGCATCGGCGCTCTCCGCGCCGCGCCCGCCCGCGCCGGAGGAGCCGGCAGCATCGGACGACGAATCGGACCGGCCGAAGCGCCGCCCGGTGCGGACCGCAGCCATGGCCCTGGCCCTGCTGATCATCGTGGGCGGAGCAGCCTTCGGCGGCTGGACGTACACCCAGCGGCAGTACTACGTGGGAGCCACCGACGAGGGCCAGGTCGCCGTCTTCCGTGGCGTCCAGGGTCAGATCGCCGGGATGGACCTCTCCGCCGTGCACCGGCGCAGCGGCACCCGACTGGACGACCTCACGGTCGCCGCGCAGGACACCGTCAAGGTCGGCATCCGGGCCAAGAACGAGCCGGACGCCGAGCGTCAGCTCGCCGAGCTGACCAGCGACACCCCGAGCAACCCCAACCTGAAGCCGCTCTGTCCCCTCGACCCGACCGGCACGGTGGGCGGCACTCCGACGCCCCCGTCGACTGGCACGACGCCGACCCCGAACGGCAGCCCGAGCGCCGATGCGTCGGTGACCCCCAACGGGGTTGCCAGCGCAAGCCCGACCGTCGGTGCCACCGACGCCGTCGGTGCGACCGGCCCGACCACCACACCCG